One Lentibacillus cibarius DNA window includes the following coding sequences:
- a CDS encoding MurR/RpiR family transcriptional regulator, producing the protein MNSHDVYQHISEKMTSMSKSHKRIATYILENMNTVPFFTVAKLAKKVGVSEATVVRFASFLGYAGYPELQQYMQNAVKQQLTTTERLKMSSQVYEGREQGIYEIFKDDMENLQSTMEKLDVDAFYSAVNRIKKAANIYISANRSATSLGVFLHYYLRIIQGNTELVESLDNISEQLYELNDKDVVIGISFSRYSVSTINTISFAKEQGATTVVITDNLLSPLIQYADITLTASSQMPTFIDSFTAPLSLINALIVHVGKERMHEVEARLEKMENIWEQLDIFRD; encoded by the coding sequence ATGAATTCTCATGATGTATACCAACATATTTCTGAAAAAATGACCTCGATGAGTAAATCACATAAAAGAATAGCGACTTATATCTTAGAAAACATGAATACCGTACCATTTTTTACAGTAGCCAAACTGGCAAAAAAGGTCGGAGTAAGCGAGGCAACGGTTGTGCGTTTCGCATCATTTCTGGGGTACGCCGGTTATCCGGAGCTGCAACAGTATATGCAAAACGCTGTAAAGCAGCAGTTAACAACTACAGAGAGGCTGAAAATGTCGTCCCAAGTCTATGAAGGAAGAGAACAAGGCATTTATGAAATTTTTAAGGATGATATGGAAAACCTTCAATCTACCATGGAAAAGCTGGATGTTGACGCTTTTTACAGCGCTGTTAATCGTATAAAAAAAGCGGCAAACATATATATTTCCGCCAATCGAAGCGCGACTTCATTGGGCGTCTTTCTTCATTATTATTTGCGAATTATTCAAGGGAATACTGAGCTTGTTGAATCACTGGACAATATTTCTGAGCAATTATATGAATTAAACGATAAAGATGTCGTCATTGGGATCAGCTTTTCCCGTTATTCGGTAAGTACCATTAATACGATTTCATTTGCAAAGGAACAAGGGGCTACAACCGTTGTTATAACGGATAATTTATTGTCCCCACTCATCCAATATGCCGATATTACTTTAACAGCATCAAGTCAAATGCCGACATTTATCGACTCGTTCACAGCCCCACTCAGCCTTATTAATGCATTAATCGTTCACGTCGGTAAAGAACGGATGCATGAGGTAGAAGCACGGCTTGAAAAAATGGAAAACATATGGGAACAGCTTGACATCTTTCGTGATTGA
- a CDS encoding aspartate aminotransferase family protein, protein MTTRTSSNMKKQYIAKTQGSKNFAESAKQMMPGGVTANIKSFDPYPVIMQKGEGAYLYDVDGNAYVDYLLSYGALMLGHGHPEVITAVQNQIKEDGTFLFGTPHQLELEMGKKIQQLYPSMELVRYTNSGTEATLLALRMAYAFTGKHKIAKFEGHYHGGYDQVLLSVNPPIKNAGPANQPTAVSESKGIDPYHEENTIVLPFNDLEATEEILKKNKDEIATVITEPIQGGFIPATQSFMDGLRRITEELGILLIFDEVKTGFRIGLGGAQSFYNIKPDLTTLGKVVGGGFPVGIIGGKKEILELSAPSASSDVFDSSQSHQSKAKDTLFHSGTYNGHPTILAAGLATINVLEQEIEHVFSITNQLKQGICELFGKYGISMQTVGVGSIFNVVITEKETINHYRDLQQSDFALRRELDLGLLTQGIYTKPLNRYSIATVHGQREVNQTLEAYEKVLSELI, encoded by the coding sequence ATGACTACGCGAACGTCAAGCAATATGAAAAAACAATACATCGCAAAAACCCAAGGGTCGAAAAACTTTGCTGAAAGTGCGAAACAAATGATGCCTGGAGGGGTTACAGCTAATATTAAATCATTCGATCCATATCCGGTTATCATGCAAAAGGGAGAAGGCGCCTACCTTTATGATGTAGACGGAAATGCGTATGTTGATTACCTTCTTTCCTATGGGGCTTTAATGCTTGGTCATGGGCACCCAGAAGTTATTACGGCTGTACAAAACCAAATCAAAGAAGACGGCACCTTTCTTTTTGGAACACCCCATCAACTTGAGTTGGAAATGGGAAAGAAAATTCAACAGCTATACCCAAGCATGGAGTTAGTACGGTATACAAACTCCGGAACTGAAGCAACGCTTTTAGCACTCCGCATGGCGTATGCTTTTACTGGAAAACATAAGATTGCTAAATTCGAAGGGCACTACCATGGTGGCTATGACCAAGTGTTGCTTAGTGTCAATCCACCAATAAAAAATGCCGGTCCAGCTAACCAGCCAACAGCTGTAAGTGAATCGAAAGGAATAGATCCTTATCATGAGGAAAATACCATTGTCCTACCATTTAATGACCTTGAGGCTACGGAAGAAATACTAAAAAAGAACAAAGATGAAATTGCTACTGTCATCACGGAGCCAATACAAGGTGGATTTATCCCTGCTACACAGTCCTTTATGGATGGATTGAGAAGAATAACGGAAGAACTGGGAATTCTACTTATTTTTGATGAAGTAAAAACAGGTTTTCGTATAGGACTTGGTGGGGCTCAATCCTTTTATAACATAAAGCCAGATCTTACAACCTTAGGAAAAGTAGTTGGAGGGGGGTTCCCTGTAGGAATCATTGGTGGCAAAAAGGAAATTCTAGAACTCAGTGCACCATCCGCCTCCTCAGATGTGTTCGATTCCAGTCAAAGTCATCAGTCAAAGGCAAAAGATACACTTTTCCATAGCGGAACATATAATGGACATCCGACTATACTTGCTGCCGGTCTTGCAACGATTAACGTGCTGGAACAAGAGATAGAACACGTATTTAGCATTACTAATCAATTAAAACAAGGGATTTGTGAATTATTTGGTAAATATGGCATTAGTATGCAAACAGTCGGCGTAGGATCTATTTTTAATGTTGTGATCACCGAAAAGGAAACGATCAATCATTATCGTGATCTCCAACAATCTGATTTTGCTTTAAGAAGAGAATTAGATTTAGGCTTACTTACACAAGGCATCTACACAAAGCCATTAAATCGCTATAGCATCGCAACCGTTCATGGACAGAGAGAAGTAAATCAGACACTCGAAGCCTATGAAAAAGTCTTGTCTGAATTGATTTAA
- a CDS encoding HAD family hydrolase encodes MHTKAIALDMDGTFLDAYNTVDSKLIQLIGDLRAKDYHIFLATGRTITEIYDVVPNDFKVDGIVTANGMISYKGNTKIAQHTLDSALINKAVAHARANNIYYEIHPAEGKRFAVKKDFPTFTAELNKEKAETLSANEYHSRINALEKEITWVEEITYEDIIKVYFFSMDAGIINEWKNYLNQLKQEKPFTTSSSSLHNVEIMVDNVSKATGIQLLLDEYNISPNELMAVGDAENDLPMFDLAAHAVAMKNAHENIKAVADEVTEYTHNENGLYHYLNEEL; translated from the coding sequence ATGCATACAAAAGCAATCGCACTGGATATGGATGGTACGTTTCTTGATGCGTATAATACAGTTGATTCGAAACTAATTCAACTTATTGGTGACTTGCGTGCCAAAGATTATCACATTTTTTTAGCAACGGGGCGAACCATAACAGAGATATACGATGTAGTGCCTAACGATTTTAAAGTAGATGGAATTGTAACAGCTAATGGCATGATCAGCTATAAAGGAAACACAAAAATTGCGCAACATACACTGGACTCAGCATTAATTAATAAAGCAGTAGCACACGCTAGAGCAAATAATATATACTATGAAATCCACCCAGCGGAAGGGAAGCGTTTCGCAGTTAAAAAGGATTTTCCAACCTTCACTGCAGAATTGAACAAAGAAAAAGCCGAGACACTTTCCGCTAATGAATATCACTCACGTATAAATGCACTTGAAAAAGAAATAACGTGGGTGGAAGAGATTACGTATGAGGATATCATAAAGGTTTACTTTTTTAGCATGGACGCCGGGATAATAAATGAGTGGAAAAACTATTTGAATCAGTTAAAGCAGGAAAAACCGTTCACAACTTCTTCCTCTTCCCTGCACAACGTTGAAATCATGGTTGATAATGTATCGAAAGCAACCGGGATTCAACTATTACTTGATGAATATAATATTTCCCCAAACGAACTAATGGCTGTAGGGGATGCAGAAAATGATCTGCCAATGTTTGATCTCGCGGCACATGCTGTCGCCATGAAAAATGCGCATGAAAACATCAAAGCAGTGGCTGATGAGGTCACCGAATACACCCATAATGAGAATGGTCTATATCATTATTTGAATGAAGAATTGTAG
- a CDS encoding BCCT family transporter, whose product MANSSKRKNGQTIDKTVLILSGGALLVFVILALISKGMVTDSVNYLFNLSATYFGPIYQFLMLGTFFIALYLGYSKFGNIRLGKLDKPEMSNFKWISIIMCTLLAAGGVFWAAAEPLSHFLTVPPHFPGIEAGTSEAVAPALATSFIDWGFLAWAILGTLGTFVLMYAHYHRGAPLKPRALLYPIFGDKIMQKKSVFGAIVDVFSVLSVAAGTIGPIGFLGLQAGYGLSSLFGAPNNLTVQIIIIAVLVIAAGISAATGIHRGIQLMSSYNVILSIILVIVILVLGPAMFIFNSYLESFGLYVENFITMNTYRSDLSWLGGWTVFFFAWFLGYGPMMAMFVSRISRGRTIREIVTAVAVIAPVVTTFWFTIVGGTGISEEMKNPGAVSGPFNEGGQPAAMIAIAQQLPLGTIIGFLLLVTTIIFVLTTTDSMALTISMAITGHGDPSKWLRVFWAFLMGLVATVLISIGESSINALQSFIVVTAVPVSLLMLTTFWGAPRVCRTLFKEQNL is encoded by the coding sequence TTGGCGAATTCAAGTAAGCGTAAGAATGGTCAAACTATTGACAAGACTGTACTTATTCTAAGTGGTGGAGCATTGCTAGTGTTTGTGATCCTCGCTTTGATTAGTAAGGGTATGGTTACAGACAGTGTGAATTATTTATTTAATCTGTCCGCGACTTATTTTGGACCTATTTATCAATTTCTTATGTTAGGAACATTTTTTATTGCTTTATATCTAGGGTATTCGAAATTTGGGAACATCCGCTTAGGGAAGCTGGATAAACCCGAAATGAGCAATTTTAAGTGGATTTCAATTATTATGTGTACATTGCTGGCAGCAGGTGGGGTATTTTGGGCCGCTGCAGAACCATTAAGTCACTTTTTAACGGTACCGCCGCATTTTCCTGGTATAGAGGCTGGTACGTCTGAGGCAGTGGCACCCGCGCTTGCTACCAGTTTCATTGATTGGGGCTTTCTTGCCTGGGCAATACTAGGTACACTTGGGACGTTTGTTCTGATGTATGCCCATTATCATCGTGGTGCACCGCTAAAACCAAGAGCGTTGTTGTATCCGATTTTCGGTGATAAAATAATGCAGAAAAAAAGTGTGTTTGGCGCCATAGTCGACGTATTTTCAGTTCTCTCTGTAGCGGCTGGTACGATTGGGCCGATCGGTTTTCTTGGTTTGCAGGCAGGTTATGGACTGAGCAGTTTGTTCGGCGCACCGAATAATTTAACGGTCCAAATCATCATTATTGCTGTCCTTGTCATTGCAGCTGGGATTTCTGCAGCCACCGGTATTCACAGAGGGATTCAGCTTATGAGCAGTTATAATGTGATTTTATCTATTATTCTAGTTATTGTTATTCTTGTACTTGGCCCGGCGATGTTTATATTTAACTCGTATTTGGAATCATTTGGTCTTTATGTTGAAAACTTCATCACGATGAACACCTACCGCAGTGATCTCAGCTGGCTCGGCGGATGGACGGTCTTTTTCTTTGCCTGGTTCCTGGGTTATGGACCGATGATGGCAATGTTTGTTAGCCGTATTTCCCGTGGACGCACCATCCGGGAGATTGTGACTGCCGTTGCGGTTATTGCTCCTGTTGTCACGACATTCTGGTTTACCATCGTCGGTGGAACAGGGATTTCTGAGGAGATGAAGAATCCGGGCGCTGTATCGGGACCCTTTAACGAGGGCGGTCAGCCAGCAGCGATGATTGCTATTGCGCAACAATTGCCACTTGGCACGATTATCGGTTTTCTTTTGCTGGTGACAACCATTATCTTCGTTCTGACAACGACCGATTCGATGGCGCTTACGATTTCAATGGCCATTACCGGACATGGCGACCCGTCTAAATGGTTGCGCGTTTTCTGGGCATTCCTCATGGGACTTGTAGCGACTGTCCTGATATCCATTGGTGAATCCAGTATCAATGCGCTGCAATCCTTTATTGTAGTGACGGCCGTTCCCGTATCCTTACTAATGCTGACTACATTCTGGGGCGCACCGCGTGTCTGCCGGACGCTTTTCAAAGAACAGAACTTGTGA
- a CDS encoding ribonuclease H-like YkuK family protein translates to MGNDSDNHYHFQNLQESYMTFNQVFEHIATFMRSQPTGNHRLIVGTDSQVHPKKTIFITGIVIRNKGKGVWACIRKVIIPRKMTHLHERMSYEMSLSEEIVSLFTEEKKKQLINIVLPHIYQGASFKMEGHIDIGAGTKNKTRKFVNEMVNRMEAIGVEPKIKPDAFVASSYANRYTK, encoded by the coding sequence ATGGGAAATGATTCAGATAACCACTATCATTTTCAAAATCTGCAGGAGAGTTACATGACATTTAATCAGGTTTTTGAACATATTGCAACATTCATGCGTTCACAACCTACAGGAAATCATCGTCTCATCGTAGGGACTGATTCACAAGTTCACCCTAAAAAAACCATTTTCATCACTGGAATTGTCATCCGTAATAAAGGAAAAGGTGTATGGGCATGTATACGAAAAGTGATTATCCCAAGAAAAATGACGCATTTGCACGAGCGAATGTCTTATGAAATGTCCCTATCAGAAGAGATTGTTTCCTTATTTACAGAGGAAAAGAAAAAACAACTAATCAATATCGTCCTCCCTCATATTTATCAAGGAGCCTCATTCAAGATGGAAGGGCATATTGATATTGGAGCTGGAACAAAGAATAAAACACGTAAATTCGTTAATGAAATGGTTAATCGTATGGAGGCAATTGGAGTCGAACCAAAAATCAAACCGGATGCTTTCGTAGCATCAAGTTATGCTAATCGTTATACTAAATAA
- a CDS encoding small multi-drug export protein: MVYKYMLIFLGAAVPWLEVIAVVPAGIVWGLAPFLVMVVAFMGNMLSVLVVIFGFDQLKRWYVRRREAKGKESSKGSRRAVAFFHKYGLAGLGLLGPLLIGTHIAAFIGMALGASKRAMSIWIGVGIAVWVAIFGITTALGFDFFTQSI; encoded by the coding sequence GTGGTTTATAAGTATATGCTTATATTTTTGGGTGCAGCGGTGCCCTGGCTGGAAGTGATTGCGGTGGTGCCGGCAGGGATTGTGTGGGGGTTGGCGCCGTTTTTGGTCATGGTTGTAGCGTTTATGGGCAATATGCTCTCGGTGCTGGTGGTGATCTTCGGGTTCGATCAATTAAAACGCTGGTATGTCAGGAGGCGGGAAGCAAAAGGGAAAGAATCCTCCAAAGGCAGCCGCCGAGCAGTTGCGTTTTTCCATAAGTATGGTTTGGCTGGTCTCGGGTTGCTTGGACCATTGTTAATCGGGACCCATATTGCCGCCTTTATTGGTATGGCACTAGGCGCATCCAAGCGGGCAATGAGCATTTGGATAGGAGTAGGCATTGCTGTATGGGTTGCTATTTTCGGAATCACAACCGCACTCGGCTTTGACTTTTTCACACAAAGTATATAG
- a CDS encoding MDR family MFS transporter, whose amino-acid sequence MNSMNLSRFHRRLIVAITLSASFLSVLTQFLLITAFPKIMEEFAIDSTDVQWLTTVYMLTIAVLIPITAYFIDTFKTRHLMMGAMSLFAVGTLIGLVAPSFPILLVGRVFQGMGSGIMIPLMQTILFLMYPREKRGFAMGLAGLVINVAPAIGPPISGVLVNYFNWRALFLVTLPIAACILLLVFLFMRNITEQRKTEIDFLSILLSTIGFGGLLYAFNQVEEGGITDPATLASLIAGGVALALFAIRQLRLPTPILELRVLKVPVFALVAFISILAFSLLISTETMLPMYVQNAQQLSAFFGGLIVMPGALTLAAMSLFAGNLFDKYGGKIIAIIGFMLLCLSTLGFHFILGLDTPFAITMVLFMLAMAGVGLINMPIMTAGINALPDDLIPHGTAVVNTARQFGGSLGLTFIISFISNVESGSEAINPAAYLLGVKTAFFVAFVFAVTGLLFSLFLKKDKQPARGRK is encoded by the coding sequence ATGAATTCAATGAATCTATCACGTTTTCATAGACGTTTAATTGTGGCGATTACATTATCGGCATCTTTTTTATCTGTTCTGACGCAGTTTCTGCTTATTACGGCGTTTCCAAAAATCATGGAGGAGTTTGCCATTGACTCAACGGATGTGCAGTGGCTGACAACTGTCTATATGTTGACGATTGCCGTTCTCATCCCGATCACGGCTTATTTTATTGATACATTTAAAACACGACATTTAATGATGGGTGCCATGTCCCTGTTTGCGGTGGGTACTTTAATCGGGCTGGTGGCACCTTCTTTTCCTATTTTGCTGGTGGGGCGCGTTTTCCAGGGAATGGGCTCCGGCATTATGATCCCACTCATGCAGACGATTTTGTTTCTGATGTATCCTAGGGAAAAAAGAGGGTTTGCGATGGGGCTGGCAGGGCTTGTGATTAACGTTGCGCCGGCAATTGGTCCGCCTATATCCGGTGTGTTGGTTAACTATTTTAACTGGCGTGCTTTGTTCCTGGTAACCCTTCCGATTGCAGCCTGTATTCTGTTATTGGTTTTCTTATTTATGCGCAATATTACGGAACAGCGAAAAACAGAAATCGATTTCTTATCCATTTTATTGTCGACGATTGGTTTCGGCGGCTTGCTTTATGCTTTCAACCAAGTAGAGGAGGGCGGAATAACTGACCCGGCAACGCTAGCCAGCTTAATTGCAGGCGGGGTGGCACTGGCTTTATTTGCGATTCGACAGCTGCGGCTTCCGACACCTATTCTGGAACTCCGTGTGCTTAAAGTACCTGTTTTCGCCCTGGTTGCGTTCATTTCAATCCTGGCTTTCAGTTTACTTATATCGACTGAAACGATGCTGCCGATGTATGTGCAGAACGCCCAGCAATTATCAGCCTTTTTCGGTGGCCTGATTGTGATGCCCGGGGCGTTGACACTTGCTGCCATGTCGTTGTTTGCCGGAAATTTGTTTGATAAATATGGCGGTAAAATCATTGCGATTATCGGTTTTATGTTGCTTTGCTTAAGTACGCTCGGATTTCATTTTATCCTTGGTCTCGATACGCCTTTCGCTATCACGATGGTTTTATTCATGCTTGCCATGGCCGGTGTTGGATTAATTAATATGCCTATCATGACTGCGGGTATCAATGCGTTGCCTGATGATTTGATTCCACACGGGACGGCGGTTGTTAATACAGCCCGACAGTTTGGAGGATCGCTCGGCTTAACGTTTATTATTTCGTTTATCAGCAATGTTGAATCCGGATCTGAAGCTATAAATCCCGCTGCTTACTTGCTTGGTGTGAAAACCGCCTTTTTCGTTGCTTTTGTGTTTGCGGTGACAGGATTGCTTTTCTCCCTTTTTCTAAAAAAAGACAAACAGCCTGCTAGAGGCAGAAAATAA